Genomic segment of candidate division WOR-3 bacterium:
ACCCCGTCACCGCCGCGCAGAGGTTGTTCGCGCTTGCCAATTGCACCATCTATCCCTGGTTCATCCTTACCAGTAGACACCAACCAGTAATCCACCGGCCCCTGCCACTTTTCTATCTTCCAACCAAAAACATTGCTGTAGAACTTGCATGCCCTCTCGGGTTCGTCGGCGTTTATTTCGAAATGTATTACCCTTGGCATAAAAACCCCCTTTCAAAAACCGAATGTTGTTGTACTAAATGAGAACTACCATAGTATAACAACAAAGCGCCTCGGGTCAATATCGAATTCTCATTGTGTCAGGTCATTGTACGAAATTACGCACAGAACAGAATTCGCGAAAGCTACCGTTTTCAATGCAGCCCACGCTTGACACAAGCCACACAATTATCTATACTCCACCAGCAAGGTCATTATGATCTCATATTGTAGATTCAGTACAGCAAGGAGGTGGCGATGATAAGCAGAAAGACTTTGTTGATACACGGTATTAATCTCTGTGGTATTATCACCATCATACTCTTATGCTTTGCGCCAGTGCAGGCTCTGGACACGTCACACATTAAAGGCACGCTGAGGATCCCTGATTCACTCCATGTCCAGATACTAAAAACAGTCGATGGTTCGACATTCATTGGCCGCATCACGGAAATCAGAGAGTACGACGTTGAATTTGAGTCGGACATCGGAATAGTGAAAATCGCGATCCTGAAGATAAAGGAAATAACTGAGGTGCCGGTAACTCATATAAAGGAGGGTGCTTACTGGTTCCCCAATCCAAATGACACACGATTGTTCTTTGCACCGACTGCACGATGTTTAAAGGCAGGCTCCGGTTACTTTGCTGATTATGTATTGTTCTTCCCTATGCTTGCCTTCGGTATTACCGATAATATCACGATCGCCGGTGGCATGTCTCTCATTCCGGAGTTAGCCATTCCCGATCAATTCTTCTACTTCACTCCCAAGGTAGGAATCAACATGGACAACGTCACCCTTGCATCCGGTATACTGATGGCTGGGCTACCCGGTGAAGATGCGCCCCTCGTCGGGATTCTATATGGAGTAGCTACGCTTGGCAGCGCCGACAACAACACTACAGCAGGTTTCGGCTACGGCTTCGTCGATTGGGATT
This window contains:
- a CDS encoding VOC family protein — protein: MPRVIHFEINADEPERACKFYSNVFGWKIEKWQGPVDYWLVSTGKDEPGIDGAIGKREQPLRGGDGVVAFVCTVGVKPIDEYIEKVKANGGEIVIPKRPVHGVGWFAQCNDTEGNLFGLMEDDPDAK